The following are encoded together in the Pleurocapsa sp. FMAR1 genome:
- the nuoK gene encoding NADH-quinone oxidoreductase subunit NuoK, translating into MQLEYFLLVAAALFCIGIYGLITSRNAVRVLMSIELMLNAVNLNLVGFSNYLDPSNIRGQVFSVFVITVAAAEAAVGLAIVLAIYRNRDTIDMEQFNLLKW; encoded by the coding sequence ATGCAGTTAGAATATTTTTTGCTAGTGGCAGCAGCCTTGTTTTGTATAGGCATTTATGGTTTGATTACCAGCCGTAATGCGGTAAGAGTTTTGATGTCAATTGAATTGATGCTTAATGCCGTTAATCTAAATTTAGTGGGATTCTCTAACTATTTAGACCCTAGCAACATTAGAGGTCAGGTATTTTCAGTATTTGTCATTACGGTAGCAGCCGCAGAAGCTGCTGTTGGTTTGGCAATTGTGCTGGCTATTTATCGCAACCGTGATACTATCGACATGGAACAATTTAATTTGTTGAAATGGTAG
- a CDS encoding four helix bundle protein, giving the protein MNLHTTGEWNMLPRTLRPPPSQREVEALQSLKHFLTPKRAVQRATAETFRGSRPTALTRNIAEGYGRQNQKEYLRFLRIALGSARELNTQLIISLRVELTKSNYIESVLKDSDEIQRLLVTTISKVSN; this is encoded by the coding sequence GTGAATCTTCATACAACGGGTGAGTGGAATATGCTTCCGCGGACGCTTCGTCCGCCGCCTTCCCAAAGGGAAGTCGAAGCTCTCCAGAGCTTGAAGCATTTCCTCACCCCAAAACGCGCCGTACAAAGAGCGACTGCTGAAACCTTTAGGGGTTCTCGACCCACCGCGCTGACTCGCAATATCGCCGAGGGATATGGAAGACAAAACCAAAAAGAATATTTAAGATTTTTACGAATAGCTCTGGGTTCTGCAAGAGAATTAAACACTCAATTAATTATTTCCCTAAGAGTAGAATTAACAAAAAGCAATTATATAGAATCCGTTTTAAAAGATTCAGACGAAATTCAAAGATTGTTAGTTACAACAATTAGTAAAGTATCAAATTAA
- a CDS encoding IS1-like element transposase, which yields MVRNGKTGQAKQLYLRQNQECLRGTFIADYTNHGYKPEVKQKIIEMAVNGSEIRNTARVLSISTHTLMKELKKAVRPR from the coding sequence GTGGTAAGAAATGGAAAAACAGGTCAAGCAAAGCAACTCTATCTTCGCCAAAATCAAGAATGTCTTCGTGGCACTTTTATAGCTGATTATACGAATCATGGCTATAAACCTGAAGTGAAACAAAAGATTATTGAAATGGCAGTTAATGGCAGTGAAATTAGAAATACTGCAAGAGTCCTTTCAATTAGTACTCACACATTGATGAAAGAGCTGAAAAAAGCGGTGCGACCCCGCTGA
- a CDS encoding NADH-quinone oxidoreductase subunit J, translated as MNLAEGVQIVSFGILAVMMIGTALGVVLLPKIVHSAFLLAGVFISIAGLYLLLNADFVAAAQILVYVGAVNVLILFAIMLVNKQEDYVELPGRLIRKVATAVVCFGLFALLGTMVLVTPWSLDTTSPQVTDTVVALGEHFFSDYLLPFELASVLLLMAMVGAIILARRDMIPEYLATKETVTTSFTLPERPRELAILSSDSDKQD; from the coding sequence GTGAATTTAGCTGAAGGAGTACAGATAGTTTCTTTTGGCATCTTGGCAGTAATGATGATTGGGACAGCTTTAGGAGTTGTTCTTTTACCCAAAATCGTTCATTCTGCTTTTTTGCTAGCTGGGGTGTTTATCAGCATTGCTGGTTTATATCTCCTGCTAAATGCCGATTTTGTAGCTGCCGCTCAAATTTTGGTTTATGTAGGCGCGGTAAACGTTTTAATCTTGTTCGCTATCATGCTAGTGAATAAACAAGAAGACTATGTCGAACTTCCTGGTCGTTTAATTCGCAAAGTAGCAACTGCCGTGGTTTGCTTTGGCTTATTTGCGCTTTTGGGAACAATGGTTTTGGTAACGCCATGGTCATTAGACACAACCTCTCCTCAAGTAACTGATACAGTTGTAGCTTTGGGTGAGCATTTCTTTAGTGACTATTTATTGCCTTTTGAATTGGCTTCAGTTCTGCTTTTGATGGCAATGGTAGGTGCAATTATTCTGGCTCGTCGTGATATGATTCCCGAATACTTGGCAACAAAAGAAACTGTTACAACTAGCTTCACCTTGCCAGAACGCCCCCGTGAATTAGCAATTCTGAGTAGTGATAGCGATAAACAAGATTAG
- a CDS encoding VanZ family protein, whose translation MIALLNFIRRYWISTTLFILTIITVLSLRPLSQLPAVPGSDKIHHFIAYGVLMLPTALRKPKYWLMIGVFFVCWSGVIELLQPYVNRYCEFKDLVANVIGLISGLLVAKLIKWLLPNSLDSK comes from the coding sequence ATGATTGCACTATTAAACTTTATTAGAAGATACTGGATATCTACCACACTTTTTATTCTGACAATCATAACTGTTTTATCTCTTCGTCCACTATCCCAACTGCCTGCTGTACCAGGTAGTGATAAGATTCACCATTTTATTGCTTATGGGGTGTTAATGTTGCCTACGGCGTTGAGGAAACCCAAATATTGGCTGATGATTGGCGTTTTTTTCGTTTGTTGGAGTGGCGTTATTGAGTTGTTGCAACCATATGTCAACCGCTACTGTGAATTTAAAGATTTAGTAGCTAATGTTATAGGTTTAATTTCTGGTTTGCTAGTAGCCAAGCTGATAAAATGGCTTTTGCCTAATAGCTTAGATTCAAAATGA
- a CDS encoding glutathione S-transferase family protein, producing MTTTPLTWQQLSELTDFKLDTVNGLTNSQATLRLFCQTEADIRVTLYRDNHAWCPYCQKIWLWLEEKRIPYRIKKITMFCYGKKESWYKQQVPSGMLPALELDGQIITESDDILIALEQAFGVLYLGMQDPKVLPLRRLERLLFRAWCSWLCQRAIFPGQEKNSRQQFIEAIGLVEEAIANTPSPYFLAEFSTADVIFTPYVERMNASLYYYKGYSIRDENSRMSAWFEAMESRTTYRGTQSDFHTHVHDLPPQMGGCYANCESQTLLNQEKVDRGSWFGLPDVTYPEPETSRAEALQRVIKHRHNIIKVNPADDRLFDEALRCALTNMMTGKTCTPPLGSDVALRYLRDRINVPRDMSIYAAKRLRSALEDTAALVGDRQPELIPVRHRYDQNPVNFAFG from the coding sequence ATGACCACTACACCCCTTACTTGGCAACAACTATCAGAACTTACAGATTTCAAGCTAGATACGGTCAACGGCTTGACTAATTCTCAAGCTACCCTGCGTCTATTTTGTCAGACAGAAGCGGATATTCGCGTCACTTTATATCGGGATAATCATGCTTGGTGTCCTTACTGCCAAAAGATTTGGCTGTGGCTAGAAGAAAAGCGCATACCTTACCGTATCAAAAAGATAACTATGTTTTGTTATGGCAAAAAAGAAAGCTGGTATAAGCAGCAAGTACCATCGGGAATGTTACCTGCTCTTGAACTAGACGGACAAATAATTACCGAAAGCGATGATATTCTAATTGCTCTAGAACAAGCTTTTGGGGTTTTGTATTTGGGTATGCAAGATCCAAAGGTTTTGCCGTTAAGACGTTTGGAAAGATTATTATTTAGAGCTTGGTGTAGTTGGCTATGTCAGCGAGCCATATTTCCTGGACAAGAAAAAAATAGCCGTCAACAATTTATTGAAGCAATTGGTCTAGTAGAAGAAGCTATAGCTAACACTCCATCTCCATACTTTTTAGCAGAGTTTAGTACCGCCGACGTAATTTTTACTCCTTATGTAGAAAGAATGAATGCTAGTCTTTACTACTATAAAGGCTATTCAATCAGAGATGAAAATTCGCGTATGTCTGCGTGGTTTGAGGCAATGGAAAGCCGAACTACCTACCGTGGTACGCAAAGTGATTTTCATACCCATGTTCATGACCTACCGCCACAGATGGGAGGATGTTATGCTAACTGTGAATCTCAAACTCTGCTTAACCAAGAAAAAGTAGACCGTGGTTCTTGGTTTGGACTACCTGATGTGACTTACCCTGAACCTGAAACCTCAAGGGCTGAGGCTTTGCAACGAGTAATCAAACATCGCCATAATATTATCAAAGTCAATCCTGCTGACGATCGCCTGTTTGATGAGGCTCTGCGGTGTGCTTTAACCAACATGATGACAGGGAAAACCTGCACTCCACCTTTAGGCTCGGATGTAGCTTTAAGATACCTAAGAGATAGAATCAATGTCCCTAGAGATATGTCTATCTACGCTGCCAAAAGACTGCGCTCGGCATTAGAAGATACTGCTGCCTTAGTAGGCGATCGCCAGCCAGAACTCATTCCCGTTAGACATCGTTACGATCAAAATCCTGTTAATTTTGCTTTTGGCTAA
- the ndhI gene encoding NAD(P)H-quinone oxidoreductase subunit I, whose protein sequence is MFKVLKQVQDYANESWQAAKYIGQGLSVTFDHMQRRPVTVQYPYEKLVPSERYRGRIHFEFDKCIACEVCVRVCPINLPVVDWEFDKKAKKKKLDHYSIDFGVCIFCGNCVEYCPTNCLSMTEEYELASYDRHELNYDNVALGRLPYKVTQDPMVTPLKEFAYLPKGEVDPHGLPKGAQRAGKRPEDILKEIEAAKPKEEAKTEG, encoded by the coding sequence ATGTTTAAAGTCCTCAAACAAGTACAGGATTACGCCAATGAAAGTTGGCAAGCAGCAAAGTATATTGGTCAAGGTCTATCTGTTACCTTCGACCATATGCAGCGTCGTCCTGTTACAGTTCAGTATCCTTATGAAAAACTAGTTCCTTCCGAACGCTATCGGGGCAGAATTCACTTTGAATTTGATAAATGTATTGCCTGTGAGGTTTGCGTTCGTGTCTGTCCTATAAACCTTCCTGTAGTTGATTGGGAGTTTGATAAAAAAGCCAAGAAGAAAAAGCTCGATCATTACAGTATTGATTTTGGTGTCTGTATTTTCTGCGGTAACTGCGTCGAATACTGCCCTACTAACTGTCTTTCTATGACCGAAGAGTATGAACTAGCATCCTACGATCGCCACGAGCTTAACTATGATAATGTTGCTTTAGGACGATTGCCCTATAAAGTCACTCAAGATCCGATGGTAACTCCTCTTAAAGAGTTCGCTTACCTACCAAAAGGCGAAGTTGACCCTCACGGGTTACCTAAAGGAGCGCAACGGGCTGGTAAACGTCCAGAAGATATCCTCAAGGAAATTGAAGCAGCAAAACCCAAAGAGGAAGCTAAGACGGAAGGATAA
- a CDS encoding type II toxin-antitoxin system PemK/MazF family toxin, with protein sequence MSSEDFPRQRQVYLSKTLKQFGDIKKRPVVVVSIDIRNQYSFTVLVVSFSSDTSDAANPSRVLIDQAEGGLNAKSVAMCDVMTNIKKRYLERRPHGEMTPSSFARIQRAIQIAIGIY encoded by the coding sequence ATGAGTAGTGAAGATTTCCCCCGTCAGCGACAGGTTTATTTATCCAAGACTCTAAAACAGTTTGGGGATATAAAGAAACGTCCTGTGGTAGTGGTTTCGATAGATATCCGCAATCAATATAGTTTTACTGTCTTGGTTGTCTCTTTCTCTAGCGATACTTCTGATGCAGCTAATCCTAGCCGTGTCTTAATTGACCAAGCAGAAGGGGGGCTAAATGCTAAATCGGTAGCGATGTGCGATGTTATGACCAATATAAAGAAACGCTATCTCGAACGTAGACCTCATGGCGAAATGACCCCTAGCTCATTCGCCCGTATTCAAAGGGCAATTCAAATTGCGATCGGGATTTATTAA
- the nuoH gene encoding NADH-quinone oxidoreductase subunit NuoH, with protein MNSGIDLQGSFVQTLQDFGLSAGLAKAVWLPLPMILMIIGATVGVLVVVWLERKISAAAQQRIGPEYAGPLGVLQPVADGIKLVFKEDVIPAKADPWLFTIGPILVVIPVFLSYLIVPFGQNLVVTDLNVGIFIWISLSSIAPIGLLMAGYASNNKYSLLGGLRAAAQSISYEIPLALSVLAIVMMSNSLSTIDIVNQQTGYGILGWNIWRQPVGFIIFWIAALAECERLPFDLPEAEEELVAGYQTEYSGMKFALFYLGSYVNLVLSALVFAVLYLGGWEFFVPLDRLADWIGVADTTPWLQVLTASLGIIMTLSKAYFLVFIAILLRWTVPRVRIDQLLDLGWKFLLPVSLANLLITAALKLSFPIAFGG; from the coding sequence ATGAACTCAGGAATCGATTTACAAGGAAGTTTTGTGCAAACTCTACAAGATTTTGGTCTTTCGGCTGGTTTAGCTAAAGCTGTTTGGCTACCTTTGCCTATGATCTTAATGATAATCGGCGCAACAGTTGGAGTTTTGGTAGTTGTCTGGCTTGAGCGAAAAATTTCGGCTGCTGCCCAGCAAAGAATAGGGCCTGAATATGCAGGGCCTTTGGGAGTATTACAACCAGTCGCCGACGGAATCAAATTAGTTTTTAAAGAAGATGTTATTCCTGCTAAAGCAGACCCCTGGTTATTTACCATAGGACCCATATTGGTAGTTATTCCTGTGTTTTTGTCCTATCTTATCGTTCCTTTTGGACAAAACTTGGTGGTTACAGATCTAAACGTGGGTATTTTTATCTGGATCTCTTTATCTAGTATTGCCCCTATCGGCTTATTGATGGCTGGTTATGCTTCTAACAATAAGTATTCACTATTAGGTGGCTTAAGAGCAGCAGCACAGTCTATTAGCTATGAAATTCCTTTGGCTTTATCTGTACTTGCGATCGTTATGATGTCTAATAGTCTTAGTACAATAGATATTGTAAATCAGCAGACAGGCTATGGTATTTTGGGCTGGAATATCTGGAGACAACCTGTTGGCTTTATTATCTTTTGGATTGCAGCCTTGGCTGAGTGTGAACGTCTACCTTTCGATTTACCCGAAGCAGAAGAAGAATTAGTTGCTGGTTATCAAACCGAATATTCAGGCATGAAATTTGCCCTCTTTTATCTAGGCTCTTACGTTAACTTAGTATTATCAGCATTAGTTTTTGCTGTTCTCTATTTAGGTGGGTGGGAATTTTTTGTTCCTTTAGATCGTTTGGCAGATTGGATTGGTGTTGCCGATACTACTCCCTGGCTACAGGTATTAACTGCTTCTTTGGGTATTATCATGACCTTAAGTAAAGCATACTTCCTAGTATTTATCGCCATCCTATTACGCTGGACTGTACCTCGTGTTCGTATTGACCAACTATTAGATTTGGGTTGGAAGTTCTTATTACCAGTTTCTCTAGCTAATCTCTTGATTACTGCTGCTTTAAAATTGTCTTTTCCTATAGCATTTGGCGGTTAG